Proteins co-encoded in one Brassica oleracea var. oleracea cultivar TO1000 chromosome C4, BOL, whole genome shotgun sequence genomic window:
- the LOC106341843 gene encoding glucan endo-1,3-beta-glucosidase gives MVRFKHIKKTQKYYFMKMSGVRMLASSPMLLFLLSLLMASYFDTTAGQIGVCFGQMGNNIPNPAEVVAMFKQYSIPRMRMYGPNPNALNALRGSNIEFILDVPNGDLKRLADSQAEANTWVRDNVQKYNDVRFKYISVGNEVKPGEPGAAALFQAMQNIDRALSAARLSDIKVSTTTFMGAFADTYPPSRGRFKDEYRNFLQPVIGFLVNKRSPLLVNIYTYFGYMNRDVSLEFALFQPNSNNEFTDPNNQLRYQNFFDANLDSVYAALEKSGGGSLDVVVSESGWPTQGGPGASVPNAEAYVNNLRLHVNKNGSPKRSGKPIETYIFAMFDENGKQTSPNDEYEKYWGMFSPTTRQLKYGVKFN, from the exons ATGGTACGATTCAAACATATAAAAAAAACTCAAAAGTATTATTTCATGAAAATGTCTGGGGTTAGGATGTTAGCATCATCACCAATGTTGCTGTTTCTTCTCAGCCTTCTAATGGCTTCCTACTTCGACACCACAG CTGGACAAATCGGAGTATGCTTCGGGCAGATGGGAAATAACATACCAAATCCAGCGGAAGTTGTGGCTATGTTCAAGCAGTACAGCATCCCTCGAATGCGGATGTACGGTCCCAACCCTAACGCTCTCAACGCTCTCCGTGGCTCCAACATCGAGTTCATCCTCGACGTTCCCAATGGCGACTTAAAACGTCTCGCAGACAGCCAAGCGGAGGCCAACACATGGGTCCGCGACAACGTCCAGAAGTACAACGATGTCAGATTCAAGTACATCTCGGTCGGAAACGAGGTGAAACCAGGGGAGCCGGGGGCGGCGGCTCTCTTCCAGGCGATGCAGAACATTGATAGAGCGCTTTCCGCAGCACGCCTCAGCGATATCAAGGTCTCCACGACTACATTCATGGGAGCCTTCGCGGACACGTATCCTCCGTCGCGCGGACGATTCAAGGATGAGTATAGAAACTTTCTCCAACCGGTTATAGGTTTCTTGGTGAACAAGCGATCTCCTCTGCTCGTGAATATCTACACTTACTTCGGCTACATGAACCGCGACGTCTCTCTAGAATTCGCTCTGTTCCAACCGAATAGTAATAATGAATTCACTGACCCCAACAACCAGCTCCGTTACCAAAACTTCTTCGACGCCAATCTCGACTCAGTTTACGCGGCACTGGAGAAATCGGGCGGGGGGTCGTTGGATGTCGTGGTGTCGGAGAGCGGTTGGCCCACGCAGGGAGGACCCGGGGCAAGTGTGCCGAATGCGGAGGCTTATGTTAACAATTTGAGACTACATGTTAATAAGAATGGATCTCCGAAAAGGTCAGGGAAACCTATAGAGACTTACATATTCGCCATGTTCGATGAGAACGGGAAGCAGACGTCGCCTAATGATGAGTATGAGAAGTACTGGGGGATGTTTTCTCCTACTACTAGACAGCTTAAATATGGTGTCAAGTTCAACTAA